A window from Prosthecochloris marina encodes these proteins:
- a CDS encoding SLAC1 anion channel family protein — translation MSNNAVTAAEEKSLRLQNFHITFFAIVLGMAGFSLAVQKVGGHDGKGILPVLETPATILVYITIALFVFVGLTYAAKLMRHPGTLAKEFNHPVKINFFPLVAKIFLVLSVAYLDRDMQVSYYLWVTGAILQFIASIVIISIWIRHTHFKIEHMTPGWFIPIVGSLIVPIAGVPHGFVEISWFFFSVGLVFWIALFTIVMYRMIFHPPIPDRLLPTLFILFAPPAIAFIAYVKLAGLAGHDAGLDGFARVLYYFSLFMFILILFKVQILAKINFFLSWWAYSFPLAAKTLATVVMFHMTHSVFYKNLVLFELAVLTLVILILIVVTANAISKAEICVED, via the coding sequence ATGAGCAACAATGCAGTGACAGCTGCAGAGGAAAAGAGCCTTCGGTTGCAAAATTTCCATATAACGTTTTTTGCTATCGTTCTCGGCATGGCTGGTTTTTCTCTTGCAGTTCAGAAAGTGGGAGGACATGATGGAAAAGGTATTCTTCCTGTTCTCGAAACACCGGCAACGATACTGGTGTATATAACGATCGCCCTTTTTGTTTTTGTTGGGCTGACTTATGCCGCTAAGTTGATGCGGCACCCCGGTACACTGGCCAAGGAGTTCAACCATCCGGTCAAGATCAACTTCTTTCCGCTGGTTGCAAAAATATTCCTTGTGCTGAGTGTTGCATATCTCGATCGTGATATGCAGGTATCTTACTATCTCTGGGTAACGGGTGCGATCCTGCAGTTTATAGCTTCCATTGTCATTATTTCAATCTGGATCAGGCATACGCATTTCAAAATAGAGCATATGACTCCGGGATGGTTCATTCCCATAGTTGGTTCACTTATTGTGCCTATTGCAGGTGTTCCGCATGGTTTTGTCGAGATTTCCTGGTTCTTTTTCTCTGTGGGTCTTGTTTTTTGGATAGCGCTGTTTACCATCGTGATGTACAGAATGATTTTCCATCCACCGATTCCTGATAGATTGTTGCCCACGCTATTCATTTTGTTCGCTCCACCTGCGATTGCTTTTATAGCCTACGTAAAGCTTGCCGGACTTGCTGGGCATGATGCAGGACTTGACGGATTTGCAAGAGTGTTGTACTACTTTTCACTCTTCATGTTTATTCTGATTCTTTTCAAGGTTCAGATTCTCGCAAAAATCAATTTCTTTCTTTCCTGGTGGGCATATTCCTTTCCGCTTGCAGCTAAGACGCTTGCGACAGTGGTGATGTTTCACATGACGCATAGTGTGTTCTACAAGAATCTTGTTTTGTTCGAACTTGCGGTTCTGACTTTGGTTATTCTGATTCTGATCGTTGTGACGGCCAATGCGATTTCAAAAGCTGAAATTTGTGTCGAGGATTGA
- a CDS encoding iron-containing alcohol dehydrogenase: MALLDFGLFRQPRVFFGEGKLFQLPALIGEFGSKVLLVTGAKSFRQSEDFSLLLERLSTESFWFRQYTVSGEPSPEIVDHAVADYGNTGIDVVVAIGGGSVIDAGKAISAMLMKKEPVELYIEGLPGYRAHDGSKVPFVAVPTTSGTGSEATNNAVISKVGWSGYKRSLRHPAFIPEAVLIDPKLMLDMPGWLTVSSGMDALTQLIEAFVSPFGSPYVDAVALSGLECFSRSFIPACQAETRDIDARSGMAYAALMSGIALVNAGLGIVHGFASSIGGFVDIPHGVLCATLLGSATMENMVQLREKGCDPNRFLAKYAQVGRVLCSDPSLDDEESCFALLKKLDAWENELKFPKLGVYGVEEKDIDGIVSRTRSKSNPVALDDESMKKILKQRL, translated from the coding sequence GTGGCTCTGCTTGATTTTGGCTTGTTTCGTCAGCCTCGTGTTTTTTTCGGTGAAGGGAAGCTGTTTCAACTTCCGGCTCTGATCGGTGAATTTGGAAGCAAGGTTCTCCTTGTAACCGGTGCGAAGTCTTTCCGACAGTCGGAGGATTTTTCTCTTCTCCTCGAGCGTTTGTCGACTGAATCTTTTTGGTTCCGCCAGTATACGGTTTCCGGAGAGCCTTCACCTGAAATTGTTGACCACGCTGTTGCGGACTATGGAAACACGGGTATCGATGTTGTTGTTGCGATAGGGGGCGGGAGTGTGATCGACGCCGGAAAAGCAATATCGGCAATGCTTATGAAGAAAGAACCTGTAGAGTTGTACATCGAGGGGTTACCCGGTTACAGAGCTCATGATGGTTCGAAAGTGCCGTTCGTCGCCGTGCCGACAACTTCAGGTACCGGAAGTGAAGCAACCAACAATGCTGTTATCAGCAAAGTTGGCTGGAGCGGTTACAAGCGCTCTCTCCGTCACCCTGCTTTTATACCCGAAGCTGTTCTTATCGATCCGAAGCTTATGCTCGATATGCCAGGCTGGCTTACGGTTTCTTCCGGTATGGATGCATTGACGCAGTTGATTGAAGCTTTTGTGTCACCTTTCGGATCACCTTATGTCGATGCGGTTGCTCTGAGCGGTCTCGAATGTTTTTCCAGGTCATTTATCCCGGCCTGCCAGGCTGAAACAAGGGATATTGATGCACGGTCCGGGATGGCATATGCGGCATTGATGTCCGGTATTGCGCTTGTTAATGCCGGACTGGGTATTGTTCATGGATTTGCATCCTCGATTGGCGGGTTCGTTGACATTCCTCATGGAGTTCTCTGTGCTACACTGCTTGGTTCGGCAACCATGGAGAATATGGTACAGCTTCGTGAAAAGGGTTGCGATCCCAATCGTTTTCTTGCCAAGTACGCTCAGGTAGGAAGAGTGCTATGCTCCGATCCTTCACTGGATGATGAAGAAAGCTGTTTTGCCTTGTTGAAAAAGCTGGATGCCTGGGAAAATGAGTTGAAATTTCCGAAACTTGGGGTGTACGGTGTTGAAGAGAAAGATATTGATGGTATTGTTTCGCGTACACGTAGCAAAAGCAACCCTGTTGCACTGGATGATGAAAGTATGAAAAAAATATTGAAGCAGCGCTTATAA
- the lpdA gene encoding dihydrolipoyl dehydrogenase produces the protein MNFDYDVIVIGGGAAGLTAAGVSASLGAKTAMVEEKKLGGDCTWYGCIPSKTLLKSAKVAQTVREAGKYGITADNPTIDFKTVMKRVHTVQQNVYHEADAPEIYEKMGITVVEGQGSFSDEHTVIITKEGMNPQTLRAKNIVIATGSRPVIPPIEGLETVPYLTNETIFSIEKQPKKLLVIGAGPIGTEMGQAFTRLGSDVTVFDFNDRILPKDHPELTAILHDMLTGEGITFKLNTTVKKVEKKNGSIIVTAEDKKNGNSFSVEGDTLLVASGRQANIETLNLEAIGVDTHKRGIVVNESCQTSRHHIYACGDVAGGPQFTHMAEHMAKVAASKMLTHLPMRTDDRHVPWCTYTEPEMAHVGETEEALQSKHVGYELYRFPFSKIDRAITESETEGWIRIYAAGFDGKIFGVDILGVHAGDLISEFALAMRNGITLRQMSDTIHPYPSYALGNRRAADQWYVRKQSGTLVGLLQFFFGYQGKLPDTSDPERIV, from the coding sequence ATGAACTTCGATTACGACGTTATCGTTATCGGCGGTGGGGCCGCAGGTTTGACAGCTGCTGGAGTTTCAGCATCATTAGGTGCGAAAACCGCGATGGTCGAGGAGAAAAAACTGGGAGGAGACTGTACCTGGTACGGCTGTATTCCAAGCAAGACACTGCTTAAATCAGCCAAAGTAGCACAAACTGTTCGTGAAGCCGGGAAGTACGGCATCACAGCCGACAATCCGACTATCGACTTTAAAACAGTCATGAAACGGGTCCATACAGTCCAGCAAAACGTTTATCATGAAGCCGATGCTCCTGAAATTTATGAAAAGATGGGCATAACGGTCGTCGAAGGCCAGGGAAGTTTCTCAGATGAACATACGGTTATCATAACAAAAGAGGGCATGAACCCTCAGACCCTTCGTGCCAAAAACATAGTGATCGCTACAGGAAGCAGACCGGTCATACCCCCGATTGAAGGCCTTGAAACCGTTCCCTATCTGACAAATGAAACCATTTTTTCTATAGAAAAACAGCCGAAAAAGCTTCTGGTCATCGGTGCCGGACCAATTGGAACCGAAATGGGCCAGGCATTCACAAGGCTCGGCTCCGATGTAACTGTTTTTGATTTCAACGACAGAATTCTCCCCAAAGACCACCCCGAACTAACAGCAATTCTGCATGATATGTTAACCGGTGAAGGCATCACCTTCAAGCTGAACACCACAGTTAAAAAAGTGGAGAAAAAGAATGGCAGTATAATAGTAACCGCTGAGGATAAAAAAAACGGAAACTCCTTTAGTGTAGAGGGAGACACACTTCTTGTTGCATCCGGAAGACAAGCGAATATCGAAACATTGAACCTTGAGGCAATCGGAGTGGACACGCACAAAAGAGGTATCGTCGTCAATGAGAGTTGCCAAACATCCCGTCACCATATCTATGCCTGTGGAGACGTTGCAGGGGGCCCGCAGTTTACCCATATGGCCGAACACATGGCAAAAGTCGCCGCGAGTAAAATGTTGACCCACCTTCCGATGAGAACGGACGACCGGCACGTTCCCTGGTGTACCTATACGGAACCCGAAATGGCGCATGTCGGCGAAACAGAAGAGGCTCTTCAAAGCAAACACGTCGGCTATGAGCTCTATCGATTCCCGTTCAGCAAAATAGATAGAGCCATTACGGAAAGCGAAACGGAAGGCTGGATAAGGATCTATGCTGCAGGTTTCGACGGCAAAATATTCGGTGTCGATATTCTGGGTGTTCATGCCGGAGATTTGATCAGCGAGTTTGCGCTCGCAATGCGCAATGGAATTACCCTCCGACAAATGTCCGATACCATTCACCCCTACCCATCCTATGCACTTGGAAACAGAAGAGCCGCCGATCAATGGTACGTCCGCAAGCAATCCGGAACACTTGTCGGCCTCCTGCAGTTCTTTTTCGGCTACCAGGGAAAACTGCCGGATACAAGCGATCCTGAAAGGATCGTTTAA
- a CDS encoding WG repeat-containing protein, whose amino-acid sequence MLAEEKVKGIDRLYRWIVSAGLVFLVGGCTLDGRNIVDQRIAEARAVPPESLYVAYEGGQFGYINPDGEMVIEPRYEIAYVFRDGLAPVRVGEKWGYIDSTGRYVIEPEYLKITPFKKGFARVHVDGKQIYIKKSGARIGSQAYDFGYHFSEGLAFVMIDGKYGAIDTTGRMVIEPEYELGYFFAHGLGLVKKDGKWGYIDKTNRFVVPPVYEEADSFWGSRAKVKVGDKWGFIDTTGAMVIKPSYEDAWSFIESRARVKSDGKWGFIDTTGASVVNCRYDTAENFSGGYARVAMGTKWGFIDKSGKEIVPLEYREVKPFCCGLAPVRKTTKWGYVDTSGAMVIEPRFSRAESFHKGLAKVTFKGKEAYIDPTGKIVWSEKPM is encoded by the coding sequence GTGTTGGCCGAAGAGAAGGTAAAGGGCATTGATCGTCTGTATCGCTGGATAGTGTCAGCGGGACTGGTGTTTCTGGTCGGGGGGTGTACCCTGGACGGCAGGAATATAGTGGATCAGAGGATAGCGGAGGCACGTGCTGTTCCTCCCGAGTCCCTCTATGTTGCCTATGAAGGGGGACAGTTCGGGTACATCAATCCTGACGGGGAAATGGTGATAGAGCCTCGCTACGAGATCGCTTATGTCTTTCGCGATGGTCTTGCTCCGGTCAGAGTCGGTGAAAAGTGGGGTTACATAGACTCGACGGGCAGGTATGTCATCGAGCCGGAGTACCTGAAGATAACCCCCTTCAAAAAAGGATTTGCAAGGGTTCACGTGGATGGTAAGCAGATCTATATTAAAAAGAGTGGTGCACGGATAGGAAGTCAGGCATATGATTTCGGTTATCATTTTTCCGAAGGGTTGGCCTTTGTGATGATTGACGGAAAATACGGGGCGATAGATACAACAGGGCGGATGGTGATCGAACCGGAATACGAGCTCGGTTATTTTTTTGCTCATGGACTGGGTTTGGTTAAAAAAGATGGAAAGTGGGGGTATATTGATAAAACGAACAGGTTTGTTGTTCCTCCGGTGTACGAAGAAGCTGACAGTTTCTGGGGAAGCAGGGCGAAAGTCAAGGTCGGGGATAAGTGGGGCTTCATCGACACGACTGGCGCAATGGTTATAAAGCCCAGCTACGAGGATGCCTGGAGTTTTATCGAAAGCCGTGCCAGGGTTAAATCAGACGGTAAATGGGGCTTTATCGATACAACAGGCGCCAGCGTTGTAAACTGCCGTTATGATACGGCTGAAAACTTTTCCGGTGGATATGCCCGCGTAGCGATGGGTACTAAGTGGGGCTTCATCGATAAAAGCGGTAAAGAGATCGTACCTTTGGAGTACAGAGAGGTCAAACCGTTCTGTTGTGGGCTCGCACCGGTACGAAAAACTACGAAGTGGGGGTACGTTGATACATCGGGTGCGATGGTTATCGAGCCACGTTTCAGTCGTGCGGAGAGTTTTCACAAGGGACTCGCAAAGGTGACTTTCAAAGGTAAGGAAGCGTATATCGATCCAACCGGGAAGATTGTATGGAGTGAAAAACCAATGTAA
- a CDS encoding DUF134 domain-containing protein codes for MVARLRRQGAGRPKSCRRVEDMPRVRCFKPQNTPRSQLEEVVVTVDELEAIRLADLERLYQAEAAEKMHVSRQTFGRILESAHKKVAEAFVYGKSIVFEGGVFMKSEETGGAEKELCLCPKCGYEAEHNPGVPCRSMKCSECGATMIRKGGCGVGRREGKGH; via the coding sequence ATGGTTGCTAGATTGAGGCGTCAAGGGGCAGGGAGGCCGAAAAGTTGCCGGAGAGTCGAGGATATGCCGAGAGTTCGGTGTTTCAAGCCACAAAATACCCCGAGAAGTCAGCTCGAAGAAGTTGTCGTTACGGTCGATGAGCTCGAGGCGATCAGGTTGGCGGATCTCGAGAGGCTTTATCAGGCAGAAGCAGCAGAAAAAATGCATGTGTCCCGTCAAACGTTTGGGCGCATTCTTGAGTCTGCGCATAAAAAGGTTGCCGAAGCTTTTGTGTACGGGAAATCAATCGTCTTTGAAGGAGGTGTGTTTATGAAAAGTGAAGAAACCGGTGGTGCGGAAAAGGAGTTGTGTTTGTGTCCGAAATGCGGGTACGAGGCAGAGCACAATCCTGGTGTTCCATGCCGTTCTATGAAATGTTCCGAGTGTGGAGCGACAATGATAAGAAAAGGAGGGTGCGGTGTTGGCCGAAGAGAAGGTAAAGGGCATTGA
- a CDS encoding SET domain-containing protein-lysine N-methyltransferase, whose protein sequence is MEPSFFALLVTTFITGIAGGVLLGKKIKPAADTISEKPVRIGHSNISGRGAFATRNINNGEILERCPVLELSEEDIGGELLNYVFYGENEKTRLVAMGNGMLFNHSSFPNVAYYLEETPLGSELIIYALRDIRKGEELFYNYGSEWWETRNMNEIA, encoded by the coding sequence ATGGAACCATCGTTTTTCGCCTTGCTCGTCACAACATTCATTACCGGTATTGCCGGGGGCGTACTGCTCGGCAAAAAAATCAAACCTGCCGCGGACACCATTTCCGAAAAACCTGTTCGAATAGGTCACTCGAACATAAGCGGACGAGGTGCATTTGCAACCCGCAACATAAACAACGGAGAAATCCTGGAACGCTGCCCGGTTCTCGAGCTCAGTGAAGAAGATATCGGAGGAGAACTGCTGAACTATGTATTTTACGGAGAAAACGAGAAAACAAGATTGGTCGCAATGGGTAACGGTATGCTTTTCAACCATTCCTCTTTCCCGAATGTCGCCTACTATCTCGAAGAAACACCGCTCGGCTCTGAACTCATCATTTACGCTCTGCGGGATATACGAAAAGGTGAAGAACTTTTCTACAATTACGGCAGTGAATGGTGGGAAACTCGAAACATGAATGAAATCGCCTGA
- a CDS encoding PAS domain S-box protein has product MRKPNELHGKRSGGKVHHLGFPRVKKYLTKNNGLTPEAMKTILPKELKRPRVLLQSALIFLPIMAVIVWMSIYIYRNDLSRNMKEIRNASEKNMLDKERCLADKIEDTIQDLHFIASLPEVPDALENFHGTAAERLKKTLTSLSNAKTTYDQIRFLDDSGKEVIRINYDPLKKARAVKESQLQEKKHRYYFTAIQTLKGNDVYISPFDLNVEHRNIEQPNKPTLRFARSVFDSRGKKRGFAIINLLGKPLVESLGFHLSTRHNELMLLNDEGFYLAGAPDDNNWGFMFPGTEKAITFATHFPDEWARIIDAENSQFHTKSGLFSFKKIHPLPKSALIDSGIFHWYMVSFIPANKLKAILPVKLDYVTLPLFTGLILFAGTLLLTIRIERSLQSRKNLEKLAAEIQAFYDHTPTLITICSPEGKYLMVNKATAEFFKMPKEKIIGKNLADLLPPELVKVFLKRIEKVTATNVPIMARDHIHINNHEQFFHSVLFPIRFENAPPSMFGVSSIDITNQVRYQNVLKENEARFRSLFEGSPDAIFLADASSGIITGANEKASILTGFAKEKLIGRHIASLHPENQQKTVAESFSEHETEPWKFRTSTPIESAVQHKDGHTIPVEIIRHKMKLDKRNVIYSIFRDITTRKKTESELLEKTVMLETVSGSVPAYIFMKDKDLYYTFINRYALKQHNIFPPEQMIGKTDYDIFPKGIANTYRFNDKKVLETKQPIINMEEEMILPDGTIIPVLTNKFPLFNKQGETEGIIGISIDLSEQKKAEEQKRKLEHQLHNSHKLETLGTLSGGIAHDFNNILTPIIGFTEIAIHNLPPESDAVQDLHAVLKAAKQAKRLVQQILTFSRQKPQNLLPQKLQPLIKESLDFLIHSIPTTVKIEKLIEEFDDMIMCDASQIQQIIMNLCTNAWQAMETEPRILTVVLKKTIIEKFMASSHKNLKENQQYAVITVKDTGKGMAKDEIDKMFDPFYTTKEVGKGTGLGLSVVYGIVQGHNGEITVESKKDKGTSISVFLPLMKEWQKSTDNEADFDR; this is encoded by the coding sequence ATGAGAAAACCCAACGAACTTCATGGAAAAAGAAGTGGAGGAAAAGTGCACCACCTTGGCTTTCCTCGAGTAAAAAAGTATTTAACAAAAAACAATGGCCTTACCCCCGAAGCCATGAAAACGATTTTGCCCAAGGAGCTCAAACGCCCCAGAGTACTGCTTCAATCGGCACTCATTTTTCTGCCCATAATGGCCGTGATAGTTTGGATGAGTATCTACATCTACAGGAACGACCTGTCACGTAATATGAAAGAAATCAGAAATGCTTCCGAAAAAAACATGCTTGACAAGGAAAGATGCCTGGCAGACAAGATTGAAGACACAATCCAGGATCTGCATTTCATCGCTTCACTACCCGAAGTTCCCGATGCTCTTGAAAATTTCCATGGAACAGCTGCCGAAAGATTAAAAAAAACCCTGACCTCTCTCAGCAATGCTAAAACCACTTATGATCAGATTCGCTTTCTTGACGACAGCGGAAAAGAGGTGATCCGCATCAATTATGACCCGTTAAAAAAAGCCCGTGCCGTCAAGGAATCACAACTTCAGGAAAAAAAACATCGATATTATTTCACGGCTATACAAACGTTAAAGGGTAACGATGTATACATATCACCCTTCGACCTGAACGTCGAACACAGGAATATCGAACAGCCGAATAAGCCAACACTTCGCTTTGCCAGATCAGTTTTTGATTCACGCGGCAAAAAACGTGGCTTCGCAATCATCAACCTCTTAGGCAAACCGCTTGTAGAATCCCTTGGCTTCCACCTTTCCACCCGACACAACGAACTGATGCTCTTGAACGATGAAGGCTTTTATTTGGCTGGAGCTCCGGACGACAACAATTGGGGCTTCATGTTCCCGGGAACAGAAAAAGCAATCACTTTCGCCACACATTTTCCCGATGAATGGGCACGCATCATTGACGCCGAAAACAGCCAGTTTCATACAAAAAGTGGGCTTTTCTCATTCAAAAAAATTCATCCCCTGCCAAAAAGCGCACTCATCGATTCAGGTATTTTCCACTGGTATATGGTTTCCTTTATCCCGGCAAACAAACTAAAAGCAATCCTTCCGGTAAAACTCGACTATGTAACGCTCCCTCTTTTCACCGGCCTGATTCTTTTTGCAGGAACCCTCCTGCTGACCATAAGGATAGAACGCAGCCTCCAATCGCGCAAAAATCTTGAAAAACTTGCAGCAGAAATACAGGCATTTTATGACCACACTCCCACCTTGATCACCATCTGCTCACCTGAAGGCAAATACCTCATGGTCAATAAAGCAACAGCAGAATTTTTCAAGATGCCGAAAGAAAAAATTATTGGAAAAAACCTTGCTGATCTGCTGCCCCCCGAACTCGTCAAGGTATTTTTGAAACGAATCGAAAAGGTCACCGCAACAAATGTCCCCATCATGGCGAGGGATCATATCCATATCAACAATCATGAACAATTTTTTCATAGTGTCCTCTTCCCTATACGTTTCGAGAACGCCCCCCCATCAATGTTCGGAGTATCGAGTATCGACATCACCAACCAGGTTCGTTACCAGAACGTTTTAAAAGAAAACGAAGCACGTTTTCGATCTCTTTTCGAAGGATCACCCGATGCTATTTTTCTTGCTGATGCATCAAGCGGCATCATTACAGGAGCAAATGAGAAAGCGTCGATATTGACCGGGTTTGCAAAAGAAAAACTTATCGGAAGACACATAGCTTCACTACACCCTGAAAATCAGCAGAAAACCGTCGCAGAATCTTTCTCTGAACATGAAACTGAACCGTGGAAATTCAGAACAAGCACACCGATTGAATCCGCTGTTCAGCATAAAGACGGTCATACAATACCTGTCGAAATCATCCGTCACAAAATGAAGCTCGACAAACGCAATGTCATATACAGTATCTTCCGTGATATCACCACTCGAAAAAAGACAGAATCGGAACTTCTGGAAAAAACCGTAATGCTGGAAACTGTCTCCGGATCGGTTCCGGCCTATATATTCATGAAAGACAAAGACCTTTATTACACATTCATCAACCGCTATGCGCTCAAGCAACATAACATCTTTCCGCCTGAACAGATGATAGGAAAAACAGACTATGATATTTTTCCTAAAGGAATAGCAAATACCTACCGTTTTAACGACAAAAAAGTTTTGGAAACCAAACAGCCGATCATAAACATGGAAGAAGAGATGATTTTGCCGGATGGAACAATTATTCCGGTTCTCACCAATAAATTCCCACTGTTTAATAAACAGGGGGAAACAGAGGGCATCATCGGCATTTCAATAGATCTTTCCGAACAGAAAAAAGCGGAGGAACAAAAAAGAAAGCTTGAACATCAGCTTCACAACAGTCACAAACTTGAAACTCTCGGGACACTTTCAGGAGGCATTGCTCACGACTTCAACAACATACTGACTCCGATCATAGGATTTACCGAAATCGCAATCCATAATCTGCCGCCGGAAAGTGACGCTGTTCAAGATCTTCATGCTGTGTTGAAAGCCGCAAAGCAGGCCAAAAGGCTTGTCCAGCAGATACTGACCTTCAGCAGACAGAAACCTCAAAATCTCCTGCCACAGAAACTACAACCACTTATCAAAGAATCGCTTGATTTCCTGATACACTCCATTCCAACCACCGTCAAGATAGAAAAACTGATAGAAGAATTTGACGATATGATCATGTGTGATGCTTCCCAGATCCAGCAAATCATCATGAACCTTTGTACAAACGCCTGGCAGGCAATGGAAACGGAACCCAGAATACTCACCGTTGTTCTCAAGAAAACAATCATTGAAAAATTCATGGCCTCCAGCCACAAAAATCTCAAGGAAAATCAACAATACGCCGTAATCACGGTAAAAGATACAGGAAAAGGTATGGCAAAGGATGAAATTGACAAAATGTTCGATCCGTTTTACACGACAAAAGAAGTGGGTAAAGGAACGGGGTTGGGACTTTCAGTTGTCTATGGGATCGTCCAGGGTCATAACGGAGAAATAACTGTCGAGAGCAAAAAAGATAAAGGGACATCCATTTCGGTGTTTCTGCCATTAATGAAGGAATGGCAGAAAAGCACTGATAATGAAGCCGATTTCGATCGTTAA